One window from the genome of Bacillus weihaiensis encodes:
- a CDS encoding YqgQ family protein: protein MKTVYDVQQLLKKYGIFIYIGDRIADLELMEEEVRQLFESQLIEPKDYQMAILILRQTVQTLKKSDS, encoded by the coding sequence ATGAAAACAGTGTACGATGTACAACAATTATTAAAAAAATACGGTATCTTTATTTATATTGGAGACCGAATTGCAGATTTAGAATTAATGGAAGAAGAAGTTAGACAATTGTTTGAATCACAGCTCATTGAACCGAAGGATTATCAAATGGCGATCCTCATTTTAAGACAAACAGTACAAACTCTTAAAAAAAGTGATAGCTGA